A stretch of Bos mutus isolate GX-2022 chromosome 8, NWIPB_WYAK_1.1, whole genome shotgun sequence DNA encodes these proteins:
- the PNMA2 gene encoding paraneoplastic antigen Ma2, giving the protein MALALLEDWCRILSVDDQKSLMVMGIPVDCSEDEIQEVLQETLKPLGRYKLLGKIFRKQENANAVLLELLEDPEVSVIPSKVQGKGGIWKVIFKTPNQDTEFLERLNLFLEKEGQTVSGMFRALGHQGLSPAAMPCISPELLAHVLGQVIAHPPQPLLPMRYRKLRVFSGSAVPAPEEEPFEVWMEQATEIVKEWPVAEAEKKRWLMESLRGPALDLMHIVQADNPSISVEECLEAFKQVFGNLESRRTSQVKYLKTYQEEGEKVSAYVLRLETLLRRAVEKRAIPRNIADQIRLEQVMAGASLSEVLWCRLRELKDQGRPPSFLQLMKVIREEEEEEAAFENENTEEPEGGDGYGHWGNEAND; this is encoded by the coding sequence ATGGCGCTGGCCCTGTTGGAGGACTGGTGTAGGATTCTGAGTGTGGATGATCAGAAATCACTGATGGTTATGGGGATCCCAGTGGACTGCAGTGAGGATGAGATTCAGGAGGTCCTGCAGGAGACTTTAAAGCCTTTGGGCAGGTATAAACTCCTTGGCAAAATATTCCGGAAGCAGGAGAATGCCAACGCGGTGCTGTTAGAGTTGCTGGAGGACCCTGAGGTCTCTGTGATCCCCAGCAAGGTTCAGGGCAAGGGGGGCATCTGGAAAGTCATCTTCAAGACCCCTAACCAGGACACAGAATTTCTGGAAAGACTGAACCTCTTTCTAGAAAAAGAGGGACAGACGGTCTCGGGAATGTTCCGGGCACTTGGGCACCAGGGGTTGTCTCCAGCAGCCATGCCCTGCATCTCACCAGAGTTACTGGCCCACGTGTTGGGACAGGTGATAGCACATCCCCCTCAGCCTCTGCTCCCCATGAGGTACCGGAAGCTGAGAGTGTTCTCAGGGAGCGCAGTGCCTGCCCCGGAGGAAGAGCCCTTTGAAGTCTGGATGGAACAGGCCACTGAGATAGTCAAAGAGTGGCCGGTAGCAGAGGCAGAAAAGAAGAGATGGTTGATGGAAAGCCTTCGCGGGCCAGCCCTGGACCTCATGCACATAGTCCAGGCAGACAATCCATCCATCAGCGTGGAGGAGTGTTTGGAAGCATTTAAGCAAGTGTTTGGGAACCTGGAGAGCCGCCGGACCTCCCAGGTGAAGTACCTGAAAACCTatcaggaggaaggagagaaagtctCAGCCTACGTGTTACGGTTAGAAACCCTGCTGCGGAGAGCCGTGGAGAAGCGGGCGATCCCCAGGAACATCGCTGATCAAATCCGCCTGGAGCAGGTCATGGCCGGGGCAAGCCTCAGTGAGGTACTCTGGTGTCGACTTAGGGAGCTGAAAGACCAGGGCCGACCTCCCAGCTTCCTGCAGTTAATGAAGGTCATccgggaagaagaggaggaagaggccgCTTTCGAAAATGAGAATACTGAAGAGCCGGAGGGAGGGGATGGCTATGGCCACTGGGGTAACGAGGCCAATGACTAA